In Erwinia pyrifoliae DSM 12163, the genomic window GGAAGGGCTGTTTGTGCAGATGATGCTGAAAAGTATGCGTGACGCCAGTATCAAAGACGACGCGCTGCACAGCCCGGCAACGGATATGTACACCTCGATGCACGATCAGCAGCTGGCTCAGGATATTGCCCAAAAAAGCCAGCTCGGTTTTGCCGGGATGATCGTGCGTCAGATGGGCGGGGAAAGCGCATCGCCAACCGCGAACATTGCCGCACCTGCCGCTGCATCCTGGTCGTCGTTACCCGATGGTTTACGTCCTCCTTCGGCGAAAACGGCGGCGGTACCCCCGTCATCGCCTGTGGCTATGTCGACATCATCACCGACCCACTTAGCCTGTGCACAGGGCAGCAGCTCGCAGCCGTTTATTCAGCGTCTGCTGCGGCCCGCATTGCAGGCGGCGCAGAGCAGCGGTATTCATCCGCATCTGATCCTGGCACAGGCAGCGCTGGAGTCTGGCTGGGGGAAACGCGAGATCGCGGCCAGCGACGGCAAACCAAGCCACAACCTGTTTGGTATTAAAGCCAGCGCTGACTGGCAGGGGAAAACCACGGAAATTACCACTACGGAATACCGTGATGGTAGTCCACATAAAGTGAAGGCGGCCTTCCGTGTCTATGACTCCTATAGCGATGCGCTGACCGATTACGCCAGGTTGCTGACCAATAATCCACGCTATCGCCATGTAGCACAATCCACTTCTGCTGAACAGGGTGCACACGCGCTACAGGCCGGGGGATACGCCACCGATCCGGCTTACGCCAGCAAACTTAAGAATATTATTCAGCAGGTAAAAGGCAGCATCAGTACCGGCATTCAGGCTTATAAAAGTGACCTGAACGATATTTTTTAAGAAAGTTTTAGTTAATTTCCTAATGACCGATGAAGTAATTAAGAACAGTGGAATTCAGATCGCCCGGCATTAACCTCCGGGTGGTGCACTCAGAATCAGGTGGATAAACGATGAACCTTTTTAATATCGCCAGAAGTGGCCTCAGTAGCTCACAAGCAGGATTAAGCGTTATCGGCAGCAATATTAATAATGCCATGAACGGGCACTATAGCCGTCGCGATATTCTGTTGGGCGAATCCGGTGGCATGATTTCGGGTAAAGGCTTTTACGGTTTCGGCGTGCAGGTTAACGGCGTGCAGCGCGGCTATGATGCCTTTATTAACAATGAGCTGCGCGGCGGAATTACCGCCTGTGCCGGCCACAAAACCCGTTATGAGCAGCTGGCTGAAATCGACAATATGCTCGGCAACGATGAAACCAACCCTTCCGTTTCGCTGAATAAGTTTTTTTGAGGCGTTAAAAGAGATGGAAAAGGATCCGAGCGCGCCCGCCGCCCGTCAGTCGGCTTATAGCACGCTCGGTTCACTGACCTATCAGTTTAACAGCAGCAGTGAGCGCCTTACCGGACTGGAAAAAAGCACCAACACGCAGATTAAGCAAAGCGTTGATGATATCAACAGCTGCACGCAACAGCTGGCGAAGCTGAATGAAAATATCGAAAAGATCGTCTCGCAGCACGGTACGCCACCGGCCGATCTGCTGGACGCGCGCGACGGCCTGCTGGAAGACCTGAGTATGCAGACTGGCATCAAGGTCAATGAAGACAAGCTCACCGGGCGGATGGACGTGACGCTGGCCGACGGCCGCCCGCTGGTTTCTGGCACACGGGTCTATCAGCTGAAGGCAGAGGCCAGCGCGGAGAATCCCAATAAAACCGTCGTTTCCTACATCGATGCCAGCGGTAATGCCACCCGGCTTGACGAAGAGCGCATGACCGGCGGCGCGCTGGGCGGCCTGTTTACCTTCCGCAACGAAGATTTGAGCAAGGCGCGCAATGAGCTGAACCAGATGGCGCTGAAGATGGCGGGGCGCTTTAATGAAGTCAACGGCCAGGGTTATGACCAGAACGGCAACCCGGGCGGCGATCTGTTTAACGTTCCCACCCCTGAAGCGCTGGCCAACCGCAATAACGGCGGCGATGCCAGCATTGATGCAAGATTAACCGCACCTTACACCGACGTGAAAGCGGAGGACTACACCATCACCTTCACCAACGGTGACTGGGAAGTCAAAGGGGCAGATGGTCGCGTGGTGCCGCATACGGTTAACGCCGCCGGCGAACTGGAATTTGATGGTGTCAGCCTCGGCGTCAGTGGCACGGCAGAGGAAGGCGACAGCTTTATGCTGAACCCGGCGGCAGGCGTGGCGGAAAATGTCAGCGTGGCTGTTGACAACGGCGAGGCGATCGCCGCCTCCGATTCCAGCGATCCAGAGGAAGTCTCGAATAACAAAAACCTGGCAAAACTGCTGGGGATTCAGGATGAAAAGCTGATCGGTAAAGCAACGTTGACCGAGTCCTATGCCAGCCTGGTCAGTGGGCTGGGTTCATCAACCAGTGCGTTAAAAGCCGATTATGCGACGGCAGGTAGCGTGTTGAACGAGCTGACCACCAAGTGGCAGTCGGTGGTTGGCGTTAACCTGGAAGATGAGTATGTGACCCTGAGTATGTTTGAAAAGTATTACCAGGCGAATGCGCAGGTTCTGCAAACGGCCACCACGATGCTGGACACGCTGTTAGCCATTAAGTAATTGCCCCGCGAAAGAGGAAGAATGATGCGCCTAAGTACGCAATATATGTATAAGCAGAACATGGAGAGCATGTCTGCACAGATGACTCAAAACCACGGCTTGTTCAGCCGTATCAGCGCGGGCAAAACCCTGTTGGCCGCGTCCGACAATCCCGGCGGTGCAGCAGATGCCGTTATTCTGCAGAATGCGCTGGCAAAAATGGAGCTGTATAAAGATGCCCGCTCCGGGGCGCGCAGCGGCATGGAGCAGGAGGATTCTACCCTGAGTTCCGTTGGAAAATTGCTGACCAAAAACCTCAGCGAGAAGCTGGTTGCCGCGATGAACGGTACCCTGTCGGAAGAAGACCGAGCCGTGCTGGGGCAGGAAATTGAAGGTATCAGTAAAAATCTGCTGGACCTGGCCAATACCCGCGACGGCAGTGGTCGCTATGTCTTCTCCGGATTTAAAACCGGTACTGCCGCGTTCGATGAGCAGGGTAACTATCAGGGCGGGGATACCGCTATTCATCAGACGGTAGCCGATGGTAGCGATATGCAAATCAGCCATCTCGGTAGCGATATTTTTATGAGTGGAACCAGCAGCGACCTGTTCAAGAACCTGCAGAGTGCGGCCAGCGAGCTGACCAAATCGCCGCTTGATGAAGAACAGCTTAAATTAGCTCTGGGTGCGGCGAGCAAAGCGGTAGATGCCGGTATTGACCGTCTGGGCAAGGTGCAGGCCGATCTGGGGACTCAATTGCAACAGCTTGACGCGCTGGATATTCAGGCTGATAACGATTTCAACTCCATCGTCGGCAAACTGCAGAGCGTGCTAGGAGCAGACACCAGTACGCAGATTAACTTAATTCAGCAAACAAAAATGGCTGAAGTGGTTATGGAAGCCTCGATGAAAGTATTTCAGTCGATGCAAAAGATGAGCCTGTTCAGATCTTAATTCTTATCTTCCGTGTAGCACTTACCCGGTAATGAGGCAGCATGCTGACAGCGGACAAAAGCCTGTTATCAGCATGCTTAATGGATACTATGTTTAAAAATTTGAAAATTAACACCACGGTCAGCCTGATTATTGGCCTGTTCGCTATCACGCTGCTGTTGACCACCAGCTTCTTCGCGATGAACGGTTTTGTGGCCAACAAGCACCTTAACCATATTGTTGCCGCCGCCTCCAGTGAGCGACACGTAGGTGATGCAGCTTATAATATCACTGCCGGCATTGCGCATATTAACAGTGAGATGCTGCAAACTGCGTCAGGTAAGCCCCTTTCCCAGGACATGGTGCATGCCACCGATGACATACTTGGTAAGGCACGTCAGAGCATGGATGATTTCATGGCCTCGTCGTTTAACAGCCAGGAGGAGCGTAAAGCGGCAGCGGAGATCCTGACCGTGTTTAATCGGCTCTATGCGATGGCGGTGAACAAAAAGCAGTTTGTTAACACGCCGGCACGCTATACCGGCTCACTGGAAAGTGAAGTGGAGATGCGTGACCTGCTGCGCACAAAGCTAAGAGGCTATAACGAAGCCTCAAACCACGTCAGTAGTGCCTATATTAATGAGGCTGAAAGTGATAATAAGAAAATGATCGCTATCAGTATTATCGTTGTGATAGGCGCGCTGATGATGTGGATATTCGTGCGCTACTGGCTGAAACGTACGCTGGTACAACGCCTGGAACTGACCGTAAACTCACTACAAACCATTGCTGCAGGCGATTTAAGTAAAAAAGTGCTGGCCGGTAACCATAATGAAATTGGCATAATGCTAAGAGCGCTAGAGCAGATGCGTAATGCGCTGACGGGCACCATTGTCGGTATTCGCAAAGGCGTGCTGGGCATTCACAAAAATGCCCGTGAAATCGCTACCGGTAACAATGAGCTGTCATCGCGTACCGAACAGCAGGCGTCGGCGCTGCAGGAAACGGCAGCCAGCATGGAACAAATCAAAACCACCGTGCGCCAGAATGCCGATAATGCCCATACCGCACGTCAGCTGGCTGAAAGCGCCAGCGGCAATGCCCGTAGTGGCGGT contains:
- the flgL gene encoding flagellar hook-associated protein FlgL, coding for MRLSTQYMYKQNMESMSAQMTQNHGLFSRISAGKTLLAASDNPGGAADAVILQNALAKMELYKDARSGARSGMEQEDSTLSSVGKLLTKNLSEKLVAAMNGTLSEEDRAVLGQEIEGISKNLLDLANTRDGSGRYVFSGFKTGTAAFDEQGNYQGGDTAIHQTVADGSDMQISHLGSDIFMSGTSSDLFKNLQSAASELTKSPLDEEQLKLALGAASKAVDAGIDRLGKVQADLGTQLQQLDALDIQADNDFNSIVGKLQSVLGADTSTQINLIQQTKMAEVVMEASMKVFQSMQKMSLFRS
- the flgJ gene encoding flagellar assembly peptidoglycan hydrolase FlgJ, translating into MSANPPFSTAAWDLRSLDALKLKATNNAPQALKAAAQQMEGLFVQMMLKSMRDASIKDDALHSPATDMYTSMHDQQLAQDIAQKSQLGFAGMIVRQMGGESASPTANIAAPAAASWSSLPDGLRPPSAKTAAVPPSSPVAMSTSSPTHLACAQGSSSQPFIQRLLRPALQAAQSSGIHPHLILAQAALESGWGKREIAASDGKPSHNLFGIKASADWQGKTTEITTTEYRDGSPHKVKAAFRVYDSYSDALTDYARLLTNNPRYRHVAQSTSAEQGAHALQAGGYATDPAYASKLKNIIQQVKGSISTGIQAYKSDLNDIF
- a CDS encoding methyl-accepting chemotaxis protein, with amino-acid sequence MFKNLKINTTVSLIIGLFAITLLLTTSFFAMNGFVANKHLNHIVAAASSERHVGDAAYNITAGIAHINSEMLQTASGKPLSQDMVHATDDILGKARQSMDDFMASSFNSQEERKAAAEILTVFNRLYAMAVNKKQFVNTPARYTGSLESEVEMRDLLRTKLRGYNEASNHVSSAYINEAESDNKKMIAISIIVVIGALMMWIFVRYWLKRTLVQRLELTVNSLQTIAAGDLSKKVLAGNHNEIGIMLRALEQMRNALTGTIVGIRKGVLGIHKNAREIATGNNELSSRTEQQASALQETAASMEQIKTTVRQNADNAHTARQLAESASGNARSGGDAMHNLEEIMQKISTSSRQIADINGVIDSIANQTNILALNAAVEAARAGEQGRGFAVVAEEVRNLAKRSAEAAKEINHLINTCVSTVDAGSRQVVQASGVMQEIVSSVTQVTEIMGEITSASDEQSAGINQISQAVNEMDLVTQQNAAMVEEAAMAAGELEMQSDALENLVAQFVLNENRDSTPVELTRAGQVNDYKTAAMHVDNDQWETF